Proteins from a single region of Argopecten irradians isolate NY chromosome 7, Ai_NY, whole genome shotgun sequence:
- the LOC138328547 gene encoding LON peptidase N-terminal domain and RING finger protein 3-like, which produces MVDLAKQAFSTNNFELAADVYERTIRENGPSAELYFGLADSFARSGHFERAFESYGSAFRLTNSVRPGALKHLVTALVDSVKQDSVVEDAMMNKNCIFTCVLCKGLLNEPVTIPCGHTYCRKCLEREQSKPCKKCGTVNHINVSSIKTNVLLKQKIEVWFPSQCRALQLKSEGNVYFERRDFERAITLYNEAISLAPNDHLLLSNRSHAYVALDKNEEALRDGELVIKLRPDWPKGYFRKGCALYGLGRYGDAVVVLLQCLAMDSTINMAKTYLSKALHKIFSPLPSNDPKAEVLSGQLSPARLQQLIMSNFSSAFLQPDMAMDTIKTLKNIITETVTTATSFAVSNQEHMPLFEKCDTHESIPSPPDSSSGSGEQGAESCFYSSSAPNSRRGSPVLELRRSRSQSPRGQGQKRTRNYSGASPTSPLQYSPFKLHKQDSRLPIDAVEISPELLNKEDFECSLCYRLLYEPVTTPCGHAFCRHCLDRCLDHQTLCPLCKSSLVEYLAERRQTITENIAGIVETYFGEELALRKKIHEDEMEELSRMVTDQHEIPVFVCTLAFPGIPCPLHIFEPRYRLMVRQCMESGTRQFGMCTGNGDAEGDFSEYGCMLEIRDVQFFADGRSLVDTIGGKRFKVTSRGHRDGYNTAKVEFLTDQTVSDEEQPRIGALQTEVYGLVRSWLDNLAGMQREQIYRHLGQLPALEQDFQNNTNGSAWLWWTLSVLPLDTRIQMTMLAMRSYEERLNGIKRILMYMRRQR; this is translated from the exons ATGGTTGATCTTGCAAAGCAAGCATTCAGCACGAACAATTTTGAATTAGCAGCTGATGTGTACGAGAGAACGATCAGAGAAAATGGCCCATCAGCAGAACTTTACTTTGGACTAGCAGACAGTTTTGCCAGAAGTGGTCATTTTGAACGAGCATTTGAATCGTATGGTAGTGCTTTTAGATTGACAAATTCTGTTCGACCAGGAGCATTAAAACATTTAGTGACAGCTCTTGTGGACAGTGTGAAACAAGATTCTGTGGTAGAGGATGCCATGATGAACAAGaactgtatatttacctgtgtgtTGTGCAAGGGATTACTAAACGAACCTGTCACTATTCCTTGTGGACATACGTATTGTCGGAAGTGTTTAGAGAGGGAACAATCGAAACCATGTAAAAAATGTGGAACAGTGAACCATATAAATGTTTCATCTATAAAAACAAACGTTCTTTTAAAACAGAAAATCGAAGTGTGGTTTCCATCACAATGTCGAGCACTGCAGCTAAAATCGGAAGGAAATGTTTATTTCGAGAGAAGGGACTTTGAGAGAGCAATAACTCTTTATAATGAGGCAATTTCATTAG CACCAAATGATCATCTTTTATTGAGCAACCGATCACATGCATATGTGGCATTGGACAAAAATGAAGAAGCGTTACGAGACGGTGAACTTGTCATCAAACTTCGACCGGACTGGCCAAAG GGTTATTTCCGGAAGGGATGTGCTCTGTATGGCCTTGGTCGGTATGGAGATGCTGTTGTTGTTTTACTTCAATGCTTAGCAATGGATTCCACAATCAACATGGCTAAAACCTACTTATCTAAA GCTTTACACAAAATTTTCTCTCCCTTGCCTTCAAATGACCCAAAAGCTGAGGTGTTATCGGGTCAGCTAAGTCCAGCCAGACTTCAGCAGCTGATTATGTCCAACTTCAGCTCAGCCTTCCTCCAGCCAGATATGGCTATGGATAccatcaaaacattgaaaaacatAATTACAGAAACAGTAACCACAGCAACATCATTCGCTGTTTCCAATCAGGAGCACATGCCTCTATTTGAAAAG TGTGACACACATGAGTCCATTCCAAGCCCTCCAGATAGCTCATCTGGGTCTGGTGAACAAGGAGCCGAGTCTTGTTTTTATT CTTCTTCTGCCCCAAACTCCAGACGTGGATCCCCGGTTCTTGAACTgcgaaggtcaaggtcacaatcACCACGCGGTCAAGGTCAAAAGCGAACAAGGAACTACAGTGGTGCTTCCCCTACTAGTCCCTTACAGTACTCTCCTTTTAAACTACACA AACAAGACTCCAGACTTCCAATTGACGCTGTTGAGATCAGCCCAGAACTGCTCAATAAGGAGGATTTCGAGTGCAGTCTGTGCTACCGACTCCTGTATGAGCCTGTCACAACACCCTGTGGTCATGCCTTCTGTCGGCATTGCCTAGATCGATGCCTCGACCATCAGACCCTTTGTCCACTCTGTAAAAGTTCTCTTGTGGAA TATTTGGCTGAGAGAAGACAAACAATTACAGAAAATATTGCTGGAATCGTGGAGACTTACTTTGGAGAGGAACTGGCTTTACGAAAAAAGATACATGAAGATGAGATGGAAGAGTTGTCAAG AATGGTAACCGACCAACATGAGATTCCTGTATTTGTCTGTACTCTGGCGTTCCCGGGAATCCCCTGTCCACTACATATCTTTGAGCCGCGTTACCGACTTATGGTGCGACAATGTATGGAGTCTGGTACCCGTCAGTTCGGCATGTGCACAGGCAATGGCGATGCTGA GGGAGACTTCTCTGAATATGGTTGCATGCTTGAGATCCGGGATGTGCAATTCTTTGCTGATGGGCGGTCTCTTGTGGACACCATTGGAGGCAAACGATTCAAAGTCACCAGCCGTGGACATCGGGATGGTTATAATACTGCTAAGGTCGAGTTTCTGACTGACCAAACTGTTTCTGATGAAGAGCAACCTC GTATAGGTGCCCTCCAGACTGAAGTGTATGGCCTAGTGAGGTCCTGGCTGGACAATCTGGCCGGAATGCAGAGAGAACAGATATACAGACACCTTGGTCAACTGCCCGCCTTAGAACAGGATTTCCAGAACAACACTAACGGCAGCGCCTGGCTATGGTGGACACTGTCCGTCCTTCCACTGGACACACGGATACAAATGACCATGTTAGCAATGCGGTCATATGAAGAGCGATTAAATGGCATCAAGCGTATCCTGATGTACATGAGAAGACAGCGGTGA
- the LOC138328548 gene encoding histidine--tRNA ligase, cytoplasmic-like isoform X2, producing the protein MIYQIETHVDKNIFIILWCNNFEITGPWSNRCRAGFKFSNYSRTCRIRRNYFVCRKLSLRCVNPYRKNRHCIMAEPAADVKTKLQDEIRVQGEVVRQLKAEKGDPDKIKEEVDKLLALKCQIKGDAPSSKNFVLKCPKGTKDYTPQQMAIRESVFNTIIACFKRHGAETIDTPVFELKETLTGKYGEDSKLIYDLKDQGGELLSLRYDLTVPFARYLAMNKVMNIKRYHIAKVYRRDNPAMTRGRFREFYQCDFDIAGQYDPMIPDAECIKIVTEILSKLELGDFVIKVNHRKLLDGMFAACGVPDDKFRTICSSVDKLDKTFWEDVRTEMIEEKKLDPEAADRIGKYVKLQGGQDLIDRLMEDEAIKAERSAVEGLQDISLLLKYCDLFGILDHVSFDLSLARGLDYYTGVIYEGVLKGFTHDPSAKKGEETVSVGSVAGGGRYDGLVGMFDPKGRKVPCVGVSIGIERVFAIMEARAIAAKSKIRTTETEVYVVSAQKGLLEERLKLCRELWDANIKTEQAYKANPKPLTQFQYCETAGIPLAIIIGQSEIENQFVKLRNTVTREEKNVPRDQMIAEIKSELAKMT; encoded by the exons atgatatatcaaATCGAGACAcatgttgataaaaatatatttattatccttTGGtgtaataattttgaaataaccGGACCTTGGTCAAACAGGTGTCGTGCCGGTTTTAAATTTAGTAACTACTCAAGAACCTGTAGAATTCGACGCAACTATTTTGTTTGTCGAAAATTAAGTTTGAGGTGCGTAAATCCATATCGTAAGAACCGGCATTGCATCATGGCCGAGCCTGCAGCAGATGTGAAGACAAAACTTCAGGACGAAATCCGTGTACAGGGTGAAGTTGTTCGTCAATTGAAGGCAGAGAAGGGAGACCCAGACAAG ATAAAAGAAGAGGTAGACAAACTATTAGCTTTGAAATGCCAAATCAAAGGGGATGCGCCATCATCAAAAAACTTTGTCCTCAAATGTCCAAAG gGCACCAAGGACTACACTCCCCAGCAGATGGCAATTCGGGAGAGTGTATTCAACACCATCATCGCATGCTTTAAACGCCACGGAGCAGAAACCATTGATACACCTGTGTTTGAGCTCAAG gaAACACTGACAGGGAAGTATGGGGAAGACTCCAAGTTGATATACGATTTGAAAGATCAAGGGGGAGAACTCTTGTCACTTCGCTATGATCTTACT GTACCGTTTGCTCGTTACCTGGCTATGAATAAAGTTATGAATATAAAGCGATACCACATAGCTAAAGTGTATCGCCGTGACAACCCAGCCATGACGAGAGGCCGATTTCGCGAGTTTTACCAATGT GATTTTGACATAGCCGGACAGTATGACCCGATGATACCTGATGCTGAATGTATAAAGATTGTCACAGAAATATTATCTAAATTAGAGCTGGGAGATTTTGTAATAAAG GTGAACCACAGAAAGTTGTTAGATGGTATGTTTGCAGCCTGTGGTGTACCGGATGACAAATTTAGAACGATCTGCTCCTCTGTAGACAAACTGGACAAG ACATTCTGGGAAGACGTACGAACAGAGATGATTGAGGAGAAGAAATTAGACCCAGAGGCAGCTGATAGAATTGGGAAGTACGTCAAACTTCAAG GTGGCCAGGATCTGATAGACAGGTTAATGGAAGATGAAGCTATAAAAGCAGAGAGGTCGGCCGTGGAGGGCCTCCAGGATATTAGTTTGCTCCTCAAATACTGTGATCTGTTTGGTATCTTAGATCACGTGAGTTTTGACCTCAGTCTGGCTCGCGGTTTAGACTACTATACAGGCGTTATCTACGAGGGAGTCCTTAAAG GATTCACCCATGACCCAAGTGCAAAGAAAGGTGAGGAAACAGTGTCAGTAGGCAGTGTCGCAGGAGGAGGTCGATACGATGGACTTGTCGGAATGTTTGACCCCAAAGGTCGCAAAGTACCATGTGTTGGTGTCAGTATCGGTATAGAAAGGGTGTTTGCTATCATGGAAGCCAGAGCTATT GCAGCCAAGTCGAAGATCAGAACAACAGAGACGGAGGTTTATGTTGTGTCGGCCCAGAAAGGCTTACTAGAGGAGCGTCTAAAGCTCTGTAGGGAATTGTGGGACGCCAACATCAAG ACAGAGCAAGCATACAAGGCCAATCCTAAGCCCCTAACACAGTTCCAGTACTGCGAGACAGCAGGTATACCCCTTGCAATCATCATAGGCCAGTCAGAAATAGAGAACCAGTTTGTAAAGCTGAGAAACACAGTAACACGAGAAGAG aaAAATGTACCTAGAGACCAAATGATAGCAGAAATAAAGTCTGAACTAGCAAAGATGACGTAG
- the LOC138328548 gene encoding histidine--tRNA ligase, cytoplasmic-like isoform X3 codes for MIVSLCRFHRRLFRHQLLRHFCSADNNTQIKEEVDKLLALKCQIKGDAPSSKNFVLKCPKGTKDYTPQQMAIRESVFNTIIACFKRHGAETIDTPVFELKETLTGKYGEDSKLIYDLKDQGGELLSLRYDLTVPFARYLAMNKVMNIKRYHIAKVYRRDNPAMTRGRFREFYQCDFDIAGQYDPMIPDAECIKIVTEILSKLELGDFVIKVNHRKLLDGMFAACGVPDDKFRTICSSVDKLDKTFWEDVRTEMIEEKKLDPEAADRIGKYVKLQGGQDLIDRLMEDEAIKAERSAVEGLQDISLLLKYCDLFGILDHVSFDLSLARGLDYYTGVIYEGVLKGFTHDPSAKKGEETVSVGSVAGGGRYDGLVGMFDPKGRKVPCVGVSIGIERVFAIMEARAIAAKSKIRTTETEVYVVSAQKGLLEERLKLCRELWDANIKTEQAYKANPKPLTQFQYCETAGIPLAIIIGQSEIENQFVKLRNTVTREEKNVPRDQMIAEIKSELAKMT; via the exons ATGATTGTCTCCCTGTGTCGTTTCCATCGACGTCTGTTCCGACACCAACTCCTTCGTCATTTCTGTTCTGCCGACAACAATACACAG ATAAAAGAAGAGGTAGACAAACTATTAGCTTTGAAATGCCAAATCAAAGGGGATGCGCCATCATCAAAAAACTTTGTCCTCAAATGTCCAAAG gGCACCAAGGACTACACTCCCCAGCAGATGGCAATTCGGGAGAGTGTATTCAACACCATCATCGCATGCTTTAAACGCCACGGAGCAGAAACCATTGATACACCTGTGTTTGAGCTCAAG gaAACACTGACAGGGAAGTATGGGGAAGACTCCAAGTTGATATACGATTTGAAAGATCAAGGGGGAGAACTCTTGTCACTTCGCTATGATCTTACT GTACCGTTTGCTCGTTACCTGGCTATGAATAAAGTTATGAATATAAAGCGATACCACATAGCTAAAGTGTATCGCCGTGACAACCCAGCCATGACGAGAGGCCGATTTCGCGAGTTTTACCAATGT GATTTTGACATAGCCGGACAGTATGACCCGATGATACCTGATGCTGAATGTATAAAGATTGTCACAGAAATATTATCTAAATTAGAGCTGGGAGATTTTGTAATAAAG GTGAACCACAGAAAGTTGTTAGATGGTATGTTTGCAGCCTGTGGTGTACCGGATGACAAATTTAGAACGATCTGCTCCTCTGTAGACAAACTGGACAAG ACATTCTGGGAAGACGTACGAACAGAGATGATTGAGGAGAAGAAATTAGACCCAGAGGCAGCTGATAGAATTGGGAAGTACGTCAAACTTCAAG GTGGCCAGGATCTGATAGACAGGTTAATGGAAGATGAAGCTATAAAAGCAGAGAGGTCGGCCGTGGAGGGCCTCCAGGATATTAGTTTGCTCCTCAAATACTGTGATCTGTTTGGTATCTTAGATCACGTGAGTTTTGACCTCAGTCTGGCTCGCGGTTTAGACTACTATACAGGCGTTATCTACGAGGGAGTCCTTAAAG GATTCACCCATGACCCAAGTGCAAAGAAAGGTGAGGAAACAGTGTCAGTAGGCAGTGTCGCAGGAGGAGGTCGATACGATGGACTTGTCGGAATGTTTGACCCCAAAGGTCGCAAAGTACCATGTGTTGGTGTCAGTATCGGTATAGAAAGGGTGTTTGCTATCATGGAAGCCAGAGCTATT GCAGCCAAGTCGAAGATCAGAACAACAGAGACGGAGGTTTATGTTGTGTCGGCCCAGAAAGGCTTACTAGAGGAGCGTCTAAAGCTCTGTAGGGAATTGTGGGACGCCAACATCAAG ACAGAGCAAGCATACAAGGCCAATCCTAAGCCCCTAACACAGTTCCAGTACTGCGAGACAGCAGGTATACCCCTTGCAATCATCATAGGCCAGTCAGAAATAGAGAACCAGTTTGTAAAGCTGAGAAACACAGTAACACGAGAAGAG aaAAATGTACCTAGAGACCAAATGATAGCAGAAATAAAGTCTGAACTAGCAAAGATGACGTAG
- the LOC138328548 gene encoding histidine--tRNA ligase, cytoplasmic-like isoform X1 — MCGNELRSLGKCTSVWCLKTVREKHSHTLVTLWNRFISTSNRVLCRETFNMENTKETLSRNLSIEDEKIVIEEVAGSGDIHKSIKIPGKAKLTTTRKDQIKEEVDKLLALKCQIKGDAPSSKNFVLKCPKGTKDYTPQQMAIRESVFNTIIACFKRHGAETIDTPVFELKETLTGKYGEDSKLIYDLKDQGGELLSLRYDLTVPFARYLAMNKVMNIKRYHIAKVYRRDNPAMTRGRFREFYQCDFDIAGQYDPMIPDAECIKIVTEILSKLELGDFVIKVNHRKLLDGMFAACGVPDDKFRTICSSVDKLDKTFWEDVRTEMIEEKKLDPEAADRIGKYVKLQGGQDLIDRLMEDEAIKAERSAVEGLQDISLLLKYCDLFGILDHVSFDLSLARGLDYYTGVIYEGVLKGFTHDPSAKKGEETVSVGSVAGGGRYDGLVGMFDPKGRKVPCVGVSIGIERVFAIMEARAIAAKSKIRTTETEVYVVSAQKGLLEERLKLCRELWDANIKTEQAYKANPKPLTQFQYCETAGIPLAIIIGQSEIENQFVKLRNTVTREEKNVPRDQMIAEIKSELAKMT, encoded by the exons ATGTGTGGGAATGAACTCAGGTCTTTGGGAAAGTGTACCAGTGTCTGGTGTTTGAAAACTGTGAGAGAAAAACATTCCCACACATTGGTGACATTGTGGAACAGATTTATTTCAACTTCTAACAGAGTGTTGTGTCGGGAAACATTCAACATGGAAAACACCAAGGAAACACTTTCAAGGAATTTGTCTATTGAGGATGAAAAAATTGTGATAGAGGAAGTGGCGGGTAGTGGGGACATTCACAAAAGTATAAAAATACCTGGGAAGGCAAAGTTAACGACCACTAGAAAAGATCAG ATAAAAGAAGAGGTAGACAAACTATTAGCTTTGAAATGCCAAATCAAAGGGGATGCGCCATCATCAAAAAACTTTGTCCTCAAATGTCCAAAG gGCACCAAGGACTACACTCCCCAGCAGATGGCAATTCGGGAGAGTGTATTCAACACCATCATCGCATGCTTTAAACGCCACGGAGCAGAAACCATTGATACACCTGTGTTTGAGCTCAAG gaAACACTGACAGGGAAGTATGGGGAAGACTCCAAGTTGATATACGATTTGAAAGATCAAGGGGGAGAACTCTTGTCACTTCGCTATGATCTTACT GTACCGTTTGCTCGTTACCTGGCTATGAATAAAGTTATGAATATAAAGCGATACCACATAGCTAAAGTGTATCGCCGTGACAACCCAGCCATGACGAGAGGCCGATTTCGCGAGTTTTACCAATGT GATTTTGACATAGCCGGACAGTATGACCCGATGATACCTGATGCTGAATGTATAAAGATTGTCACAGAAATATTATCTAAATTAGAGCTGGGAGATTTTGTAATAAAG GTGAACCACAGAAAGTTGTTAGATGGTATGTTTGCAGCCTGTGGTGTACCGGATGACAAATTTAGAACGATCTGCTCCTCTGTAGACAAACTGGACAAG ACATTCTGGGAAGACGTACGAACAGAGATGATTGAGGAGAAGAAATTAGACCCAGAGGCAGCTGATAGAATTGGGAAGTACGTCAAACTTCAAG GTGGCCAGGATCTGATAGACAGGTTAATGGAAGATGAAGCTATAAAAGCAGAGAGGTCGGCCGTGGAGGGCCTCCAGGATATTAGTTTGCTCCTCAAATACTGTGATCTGTTTGGTATCTTAGATCACGTGAGTTTTGACCTCAGTCTGGCTCGCGGTTTAGACTACTATACAGGCGTTATCTACGAGGGAGTCCTTAAAG GATTCACCCATGACCCAAGTGCAAAGAAAGGTGAGGAAACAGTGTCAGTAGGCAGTGTCGCAGGAGGAGGTCGATACGATGGACTTGTCGGAATGTTTGACCCCAAAGGTCGCAAAGTACCATGTGTTGGTGTCAGTATCGGTATAGAAAGGGTGTTTGCTATCATGGAAGCCAGAGCTATT GCAGCCAAGTCGAAGATCAGAACAACAGAGACGGAGGTTTATGTTGTGTCGGCCCAGAAAGGCTTACTAGAGGAGCGTCTAAAGCTCTGTAGGGAATTGTGGGACGCCAACATCAAG ACAGAGCAAGCATACAAGGCCAATCCTAAGCCCCTAACACAGTTCCAGTACTGCGAGACAGCAGGTATACCCCTTGCAATCATCATAGGCCAGTCAGAAATAGAGAACCAGTTTGTAAAGCTGAGAAACACAGTAACACGAGAAGAG aaAAATGTACCTAGAGACCAAATGATAGCAGAAATAAAGTCTGAACTAGCAAAGATGACGTAG